CGAAACCGGCATCACATTCGTCTTCGTCACGCATGATCAGGACGAGGCCTTGACCATGAGCGACCGTATCGCGGTCCTCGGCAACGGCACGATCCATCAGGTCGGAACCCCCGTCGATGTCTATGAAAACCCGGTCAACCGGTTTGTGGCGGGGTTTGTGGGCGAGACCAATTTCATCGACGCGGTCATCGAGCGGCGATCCGGGGCCGGCGCGATCTGCCGAATTGGAGAAAATTGTCGGCTCGCGGTCGAGTCATCGGGGAAGGCGACAGTGGGAGAGGCTGTCATCTTGTCGGTTCGCCCGGAAAAGCTCCGCCTCGAGCCCATCGGTCAAGATGATCCCGAACAACTCATCGGGCGGATTGCGAACCGGAACTATGGCGGGGCGGGCACGGCCTATCAGGTCGACGTAAAAGGGGGAATCTCTCTTCTTGTGCATGAAGGCAACGATGTTGCCGGCCGGCCGCGGCTTCAAGAAGGGGAGGCCGTTCGCATCGTGGTTCCCCCGAAGGCCGTTCGCATGCTCGAGGGCTGAGCGATGGCAATGCCGATCATAGCGCAGCCGCCGGAGACGGCGCGGATCGCGCCCCAGGATGGATCGCCTTCGCACCGTGATGGGCCGCAGCGGCGGGAGCTGCGCAAGCGCGGGCTCCTGATCGCCCCGGTCGTGCTGACTATCGGTTGTTTCCTGGCCTTGCCGATGGCCATCATCCTCACTTACTCGTTTTTGGTGCCGGCCACTTATGGCGGCGTAAGGTGGGAGTTCTCGCTCGAAGCTTATCGGCAGTTCCTCTTCGACCGCGATTTCATCGATGAAACGCTGATCTTCAATTCAGCCTATCTGGAGATATTTTCGCGCTCGCTGGTCCTTGCGATTTTTTCGATGGTCGCGTGCCTTCTCATCGGTTTTCCCACCGCCTATTTCATCGCGACCCGGCCCGGCGCGACGCGAACCTATTGGGTATTCCTGATCACCCTTCCGTTCTGGACCAACCTGTTGATCCGGACCTATTGCGTCCTTCTGATTCTGCGTGAAGAGGGTCTGATCAACAATACGCTGATTTGGCTAGGCGTGCTCGATAAGCCGATTATCATGATGTACACGAACTTCTCGATGGGAATGGGGCTCGTCTACAGCTACCTGCCGTTCATGGTGCTGCCGCTCTACGCCAATCTGGAGAAGCTGGATTTTCGCCTGATCGAGGCGGCGCATGATCTATACGCAACGCGGTGGCGCGTTCTGCGCTGGGTCATCCTGCCGCACGCCAGGCCTGGCATCACCGCCGGCTGCCTGCTGGTCTTCATCCCCAGTCTGGGCACGTTCCTGGCGCCGGATCTTCTGGGCGGTGGCAAGCGGCTCATGATCGGCAACCTCATCCAGCTTCAATTCGGGAGCAGCCGAAACTGGCCGTTCGGCGCGGCATCGGCGGTGATCCTCCTGGTAGCGATCATGATGGTCTTGATTCTGTATGCCCGCCATGCGGCGCGCCATGGAGAATCGAGGGGATGACGATGGCGTCGATGCGCTCAGCCAGATTCGTCAGGATCGGACGTTTCCCGGGGTTCGGGACGATGGCTTGGCTGTGCATGGCGCTTCTCTATGCGCCGGTCGTCATCCTCGTTGTGTTTTCGTTCAACGCCAACCGGGCTGTCACCATCTGGGCGGGATTCAGCCTGGATTGGTACGTTCGCGCTGCCGCAAACAGCGGTCTCCAGAAGGCCGCCTTGAATTCGCTCATTGTGGGCATCGTGGCGACTGTCTGCGCAACGGCTATGGCGACGGCCGCAGCGCTGGCGACGTCCCGTGGCCAGCGGTTCCGCGGGATCAATGCGCTCTATGCATTGATCAGCATGCCCATGATGATTCCCGAGATCGTCATCGCGGTTGGGACCCTCTCGTTCTTCGCACTCGCGGGAATCCGGCTCGGGTTGGTCAATGTGATCATCGCCCACACGGTCTTCTGCATTCCATTCGCGTATCTGCCGATAAGAGCCCGGCTCGAGGTCATGGACAAGCGCCTGGAAGAGGCGGCCAGCGACCTCTACGCGTCGGCGTGGCAGAGCTTCCGGCTGATTACACTGCCGTTGCTCATGCCCGGGATCGTCTCGGGCGCGATGCTCGCCTTCATCATCTCGATCGACGACTACATCATCACGTCGATGGTGGCCGGAGCGGGGGCGGGAACGTTGCCGATCTACGTCTACACCCAGCTTCGATTGGGCGTGACACCGGAGATCAATGCCATCTCGACGGTACTTCTCGCAATCTCAATTCTCTTTGTGGCGGCATCGCATCTGGTAGGAAGCTACGGGTTGGCGCGTACCCGCAGCGGTTCGGTTCGGCACACAGGCTAAAGCGGAAAACGGGGAGGTTCTCGATGGCTATTCGCTGTCTGACATTCGTTGCGGTTTGGCTTCTCGCAGGAGCGCTCGGTGGGTCGCCGGCGAAGGCGGCAGGTCAGCTCAACATCTTCAACTGGGGCGAATACACCAGCATGGAGATGATCGAAAAGTTCGAGAAGCAGTACGACGTCAAGGTCACGATTGATACCTATGACTCGAACGAGTCCATGCTGGCCAAACTGAAGTCCGGCGCGACCGGCTATGACATCGCAGTGCCTGGCGATTACATGGTCGCGATCATGGTGAGCGAAGGCATGCTCGAGCGTGTCGAGCCGAACCAGATGTCCAACTTCGGCAACATGGACGAGCGATGGGTGGATGTTTACTGGGACCGGGGGCGCCACTATTCGGTACCCTGGAACTGGGGCACCACGACGTTCATTGTGAATACCAAGGCCTATACCGGCGATATCGACACACTGGCGCTCATTTTTGACGCGCCGAGCGAGCTCAAGGGCCGGATCAATCTGCTCCGTGACGTGAACGATGTGATCAACGCCGCCTTGCGTTATCTCGATCTTCCACGGTGCAACTCGAATCCGGACGACCTTCGCAAGCTGCAAGCCCTCCTTCTGAAGGTGAAGCCGGACATCAAATCCTTCGCGTATGAATCGAAGGAACTGATCAATGCCGGCGAAGTCGATTTGGCGCAGATCTGGAACGGCTTCGCGCTGCGCGCGCGACGGGAGCGGCCTGAGATGCACTACGCCTATCCGCGCGAAGGGTTCACGGCGTGGATGGATAACCTGGTTGTACTCAAGGGCGCGCCGAATCTGGACAATGCGAAACTGTTCATCAATTTCATGATGGATCCGGAGAATGCGGCGCTGCAGTCGAACTTCACCGCCTACGCCAACGGGATCAAGGGAAGCGATCGGTACATTAATCCGGAGATCCTGAGTTCGCCGGAATATCAACCGCCGCCTTCCGCGCCGGAGCCGGAATTCGTGCCGCCTTGCGACGAGAAGGTCGTTCGGATGTACGACAAGATCTGGACGAATTTCCTGAAATAGATGGCTGTGCCCCACCGTGCGATGTGACGCGATGGGGCACTGTCGGCCATGCCGAGGGCGTCGCGGCTCCGATATCTGCAAGAGGTGGCTGAATGGTTTCCGGACTCCATCCGCAATGGGCGTCGCTCGATTTCGATGCTTTGCTCTCCCTGCCGGCCGCGTTGTTGATCGTCGATGCCACGAACAGTGTCCTTTCAAAGGACGGCGCGCAGCAAGCCGATCGGCTCTGGGAGAGAAGCCGACGGCCGGGCGGTACATTGGAGAACACCGCCCGTCTGGTCGAAGCGGCGCGCGCGGGCGGTGTTCGTGTCGGCTGGTTCCGCTACGAGTATCTGCGCGATCACTACCCCGCGACGCCGATGGATGATGCTCAGTACCGGTATTGGCGAGGCGGGCGCAACTGGACCGACGAGCAGAAGGAGTGGGATTCAGCTCTTGTCCCGGAGCTGGCGGCGATCCAGCGGGCTGGTGACTTCGAGATTCTCTATAAGAGCTTCGGGAATATCTTTCTCGGAACGCCGCTTCAACAGATGCTGAATGCCTGGGGGGTCCGGACCTTGCTGCTTGCTGGATACCATCTGGACGAGTGCGTGGAGCAGGCGGCGCGAACCGCCCGGGATCTGGGGTTCATGCCTTTGGTTGCGGCGGACTGCTGTTGTTGCGCGCATGAAGGTGACGAGACATCGACCTTGAAGCGGATCGACAGCCACTGGGCGCCGGTCATCTCGACAGACCACATTGCGGCCATTATCCAACGACGCTTGCGAGACACGCGTGCCGCCGGCCCGGGTACGAAAGTACCGATCGCGACCGGTTAATCGGCCCCTGTAAGCCCAGGCCGCCGAATGCCCTTCAGTATTCTTCGACAGACCCAGTGGAGCGTTTTATGGACGAACTTCATCATTTTATTGCCGGTAAGCGGGTCATGGGGACCAGCGGACGCTTCGCCGACGTTCACAATCCCGCCACCGGAGAGGTTATCGCGCGGACGCCCCTGGCCTCCGAAGCCGAGGTGGCGAGATCCGTGGATGCCGCGAAGGCCGCGCTGCCGGCATGGGCGGAAACGCCACCGCTGCGACGGGCACGGGTCTTGTTCAAATTCAAGGAGCTGCTCGAAGCCAATCTGGACAAGCTGGCGAAGGTCGTGACTGCCGAGCATGGCAAGACGCTCGAAGATTCGAGGGGATCGTGCGCCAGAGGCATCGAGGTTGTAGAGTTCGCCTGTGGCGTGCCGCACCTGCTGAAGGGTGAATTCACACAGGGCGTAGCAACCGGCGTCGATTCCTGGTCGGTTCGCCAGCCGGTCGGTGTTTGCGCAGGGATCACGCCCTTCAATTTTCCCGTCATGGTGCCGATGTGGATGTTCCCGATCGCTATCGCGTGCGGAAACAGCTTCATACTGAAGCCATCGGAGCGGGATCCTTCGGTGAGCCTTCTTCTTGCGGAGCTGTTCCACGCTGCCGGCTTGCCGGCGGGCATCTTCAATGTGGTGAACGGCGACAAGGACGCGGTCGGCGCGCTATTGCGCAATCGCGATGTTCGGGCGGTCAGCTTCGTTGGCTCCACTCCGGTTGCGGAGCAGATCTATCACCTGGGATCGGCGAACAATAAGCGCGTGCAGGCGCTGGGCGGTGCCAAGAACCACATCGTGGTGATGCCCGATGCAGCGATGGAGCAGACGACCGATGCTCTGATGGCTGCGGCCTATGGCTCCGCGGGCGAACGCTGCATGGCGGCCTCGGTCGTGGTTGCTGTCGGCGATAAGGTTGGCGATGCACTGGTCGAGAGGCTGGCGCCGCGTGTGCGCGGCCTCAAGGTGGGCCCCGGCATGGACCCGGGAAGCGAGATGGGGCCGCTCATAAGCCGTCAGCATCTCGAACGCGTGAAAGCCTATGTTCAGAAGGGCGTGGAGGAGGGAGCGGAACTGGTCGTCGACGGCCGCAGCCTCAGGCTCCAGGGATATGAGAAGGGCTATTTCCTGGGCGGTTGCCTCTTCGACCGTGTAACGCCGGCGATGACGATCTACAAGGAAGAGATCTTCGGCCCGGTTCTTTCGGTGGTGCGCGTACAGGATCTCGAGAGCGCAGCGAAGCTGGTCAACGAGCATGAGTTTGGGAACGGCACGGCAATCTTCACGCGAGATGGCGATGCCGCCCGCGAGTTCTCCCACCAGGCTCAGATCGGCATGGTGGGCGTCAATGTACCGGTTCCAGTGCCCATGGCGTTCCACAGCTTCGGCGGGTGGAAACGCTCGTTGTTCGGCGACCACCATATGCACGGGCTCGAGGGCGTCCGGTTCTTCACCAAAATGAAGACGATCACGACGAGATGGCCCGAAGGCCTGCGGCGAGGGGTGAAGCCCCCCACCTTGGCCGCCGAATGAGTGGCCTTCGATCCGTAGCAGGGCCGATCGTCGGGCGGTTGACCGTTATAGGGACGTTGATCGGCAGACTTGGTGATGTCTTGAGAGTGCCACCCGGTCGCTTTGCGATCGCCCGACGCTCGTTCTGCCTGGGAATATTCAAGTCATTGAATTTGCAACAATAATGTGGAAGATCTCAGCGGTGAACGGGGGCCATGTGCGCCTCGCAATGGAGTCCGGCGCCGGGAAAGTTTGACAATCCCTACTGCTTTATGGGAGAAGCCCGCATCCGGTCTCCCGGATTTAGCGCTCCAGCCGCGTCAAGAGATGTCATCCGTCTCTGTCTGTTGAGCGTTTTGACCGACTTCATCAAGACATGCCCAGAACGCGGGGTGTTTCTCCACGTAGATCGTGGCCCCCTGCGGCTGCCCGCTTTTGAGTAAGCGTGGGGCCGGAACGCCGCCCCTGTAAGAAAGAGTACCCAATTGACTGATTTCGCTTCGCTCGGCCTGGCCGAGCCCCTCCTGCGCGCTGTTGCCCAGGAAGGCTATACCGTGCCGACGCCGATCCAGGCACAGACCATCCCCTATGTCATGCAAGGCCGCGACCTGCTCGGCATCGCCCAGACGGGCACCGGCAAGACGGCGGCGTTCGCGCTCCCGATCCTCCATCGCCTGGCCCAGAACCGGAAGGCGCCGCCGCAGCGCGGCTGCCGCGTCCTGGTGCTGGCGCCCACCCGTGAGCTTGCGGCCCAGATCGCCCAGAGCTTCGAGACCTATGGCCGTCATTTCCGCTTCTCGGTCGCGGTCGTCGTCGGCGGCGTCAAGCCGAGCCCGCAGATCCGTGCGCTCGCGCGCGGCGTCGACGTGCTCGTCGCCACGCCGGGTCGCCTGAACGACCATCTCGGCACCGGTGCCGCCCGTCTCGACGGCGCGGAAGTCCTGGTGCTGGACGAGGCCGACCATATGCTCGACCTCGGCTTCCTCGAGCCGATCCGCAAGATCCTTCGCCGCATGCCGAAGGAACGTCAGACCCTGTTCTTCTCCGCGACCATGCCCCAGGCCATCGGCTCGCTGGCGAAGGACATGCTGCGCGATCCCGCCAGCGTCGCCGTCGCCCCCGTGGCGACGACCGCGGAAAAGGTGAGCCAGCAGGTTTTCCTCGTGGAGCGGCCCGCCAAGCCGGCGCTGCTGATCGAATTGCTGTCCAAGCCGGAATTCGCCCGTACGCTCGTCTTCACCCGCACCAAGCGGGGTGCTGATCGCGTCACGGAACGTCTGGAAGCGGCCGGCATTCCGGCGGCGGCCATCCATGGCAATAAGAGCCAGAGCCAGCGCGAACGCGCCCTCCTGAGCTTCCGCCAGGGCCGCACCCGCATCCTGGTCGCGACCGACATCGCCGCCCGCGGCATCGATGTCGACGGCATCACCCATGTGGTGAATTTCGATCTGCCGGAAGTCGCCGAAGCCTATGTGCATCGCATCGGCCGCACCGCGCGCGCCGGCGCTGCCGGCATCGCGATCTCGTTCTGCGATTACGAGGAGCGCGGCTATCTGCGCGATATCGAACGGCTCACACGCCAGACCCTGCCGGTCACCGACCGTCGCGGCAAGGTGCCGGCCGGCTCGCATGAGGTGATGGCGCGCGTCGATGGCGAGACCCGGGGCCGTCAGGGCCGCGGTCTCAGCCAGCCGTCGCGCGGTCACGCCGACAACCGCAATCATGGCGACAACCGCAACCGCAATGACGGTCGCGGCCATGGCGACGCCCGTCCCCATGCCGATGCCCGTGCCCGCACGGACGGCCGGGGCTACAGCGACGGACGCGGCCAGAAGGAAGGTCGCGGTCATGGCGAAAACCGTGGCGGCCCGCGCTCCGCGCGTCCCGCCGGCGGCAAGAATCGCCGCCCGGGCCGACCGAACTATCAGCCCAATCACGGCCGTACCGCCATCGGCGACTAACCGATGATCCGGACGTCACCGCCCCCATGGACAGGCGGCGGCGGGTCCCGCAAAATCGGGAGCATGGAACGTCCGTATGACACTGCCGAAGTCGGCGCCGATCGCATCATCCATGCGATCGGCGTGGCTTTCGGGCTCATCGGCGGCGCGCTGCTCCTGACCGTTGCCGCCGAGAGCGCAAGCCCTGCTGGGCTGGTCGCCACGGTCCTCTATGTGATCGGGCTGATCGCGATG
The nucleotide sequence above comes from Hypericibacter terrae. Encoded proteins:
- a CDS encoding ABC transporter permease, giving the protein MAMPIIAQPPETARIAPQDGSPSHRDGPQRRELRKRGLLIAPVVLTIGCFLALPMAIILTYSFLVPATYGGVRWEFSLEAYRQFLFDRDFIDETLIFNSAYLEIFSRSLVLAIFSMVACLLIGFPTAYFIATRPGATRTYWVFLITLPFWTNLLIRTYCVLLILREEGLINNTLIWLGVLDKPIIMMYTNFSMGMGLVYSYLPFMVLPLYANLEKLDFRLIEAAHDLYATRWRVLRWVILPHARPGITAGCLLVFIPSLGTFLAPDLLGGGKRLMIGNLIQLQFGSSRNWPFGAASAVILLVAIMMVLILYARHAARHGESRG
- a CDS encoding DEAD/DEAH box helicase, with amino-acid sequence MTDFASLGLAEPLLRAVAQEGYTVPTPIQAQTIPYVMQGRDLLGIAQTGTGKTAAFALPILHRLAQNRKAPPQRGCRVLVLAPTRELAAQIAQSFETYGRHFRFSVAVVVGGVKPSPQIRALARGVDVLVATPGRLNDHLGTGAARLDGAEVLVLDEADHMLDLGFLEPIRKILRRMPKERQTLFFSATMPQAIGSLAKDMLRDPASVAVAPVATTAEKVSQQVFLVERPAKPALLIELLSKPEFARTLVFTRTKRGADRVTERLEAAGIPAAAIHGNKSQSQRERALLSFRQGRTRILVATDIAARGIDVDGITHVVNFDLPEVAEAYVHRIGRTARAGAAGIAISFCDYEERGYLRDIERLTRQTLPVTDRRGKVPAGSHEVMARVDGETRGRQGRGLSQPSRGHADNRNHGDNRNRNDGRGHGDARPHADARARTDGRGYSDGRGQKEGRGHGENRGGPRSARPAGGKNRRPGRPNYQPNHGRTAIGD
- a CDS encoding cysteine hydrolase, which gives rise to MVSGLHPQWASLDFDALLSLPAALLIVDATNSVLSKDGAQQADRLWERSRRPGGTLENTARLVEAARAGGVRVGWFRYEYLRDHYPATPMDDAQYRYWRGGRNWTDEQKEWDSALVPELAAIQRAGDFEILYKSFGNIFLGTPLQQMLNAWGVRTLLLAGYHLDECVEQAARTARDLGFMPLVAADCCCCAHEGDETSTLKRIDSHWAPVISTDHIAAIIQRRLRDTRAAGPGTKVPIATG
- a CDS encoding ABC transporter permease, which encodes MALLYAPVVILVVFSFNANRAVTIWAGFSLDWYVRAAANSGLQKAALNSLIVGIVATVCATAMATAAALATSRGQRFRGINALYALISMPMMIPEIVIAVGTLSFFALAGIRLGLVNVIIAHTVFCIPFAYLPIRARLEVMDKRLEEAASDLYASAWQSFRLITLPLLMPGIVSGAMLAFIISIDDYIITSMVAGAGAGTLPIYVYTQLRLGVTPEINAISTVLLAISILFVAASHLVGSYGLARTRSGSVRHTG
- a CDS encoding CoA-acylating methylmalonate-semialdehyde dehydrogenase — encoded protein: MDELHHFIAGKRVMGTSGRFADVHNPATGEVIARTPLASEAEVARSVDAAKAALPAWAETPPLRRARVLFKFKELLEANLDKLAKVVTAEHGKTLEDSRGSCARGIEVVEFACGVPHLLKGEFTQGVATGVDSWSVRQPVGVCAGITPFNFPVMVPMWMFPIAIACGNSFILKPSERDPSVSLLLAELFHAAGLPAGIFNVVNGDKDAVGALLRNRDVRAVSFVGSTPVAEQIYHLGSANNKRVQALGGAKNHIVVMPDAAMEQTTDALMAAAYGSAGERCMAASVVVAVGDKVGDALVERLAPRVRGLKVGPGMDPGSEMGPLISRQHLERVKAYVQKGVEEGAELVVDGRSLRLQGYEKGYFLGGCLFDRVTPAMTIYKEEIFGPVLSVVRVQDLESAAKLVNEHEFGNGTAIFTRDGDAAREFSHQAQIGMVGVNVPVPVPMAFHSFGGWKRSLFGDHHMHGLEGVRFFTKMKTITTRWPEGLRRGVKPPTLAAE
- a CDS encoding extracellular solute-binding protein produces the protein MAIRCLTFVAVWLLAGALGGSPAKAAGQLNIFNWGEYTSMEMIEKFEKQYDVKVTIDTYDSNESMLAKLKSGATGYDIAVPGDYMVAIMVSEGMLERVEPNQMSNFGNMDERWVDVYWDRGRHYSVPWNWGTTTFIVNTKAYTGDIDTLALIFDAPSELKGRINLLRDVNDVINAALRYLDLPRCNSNPDDLRKLQALLLKVKPDIKSFAYESKELINAGEVDLAQIWNGFALRARRERPEMHYAYPREGFTAWMDNLVVLKGAPNLDNAKLFINFMMDPENAALQSNFTAYANGIKGSDRYINPEILSSPEYQPPPSAPEPEFVPPCDEKVVRMYDKIWTNFLK